A portion of the Mycobacterium paraseoulense genome contains these proteins:
- a CDS encoding acyl-CoA synthetase, translating to MNIADHAIVAAQSPALLADGGVISFGELYERSQRVAAALHAAGLRRGDGVALILPNRPEFLEITWACQLSGLYYTAVNTHFTPDEVAYVIDDSDARAVVVDATMPELAAHVRAANAAVTVHLAVGGPLAGWSAYEDAAATAGGAPPMSDGSEMLYSSGTTGRPKAVRRPLPTDGNGSWAQGVLELALTHKYGMGRDSVYLSPAPLYHAAGVNYTMAVNRVGAAAILMRRFDAETVLRLIETHRVTHAQFVPTMFVRMLKLPREVRKRYDVSSLRCVIHAAAPCPVDVKHQMMKWFGPIIHEYYGGTEGFAGTTIGPDEWLAHPGSVGKPMSPVHVIGDDGVELPAGHAGELFFEGGPDFEYFKDPAKTASVSNDRGWRTLGDMGYVDEDGYLYLTDRSTFMIVSGGVNIYPQEVENLLIMHPKLVDAAVFGVPNHEFGEEVKAVVQPVDGVTPGPGLEAELIEYCRAHVAGYKCPRTVEFVPELPRDPNGKLYKRRMRERYWQGRASRIV from the coding sequence GTGAACATCGCCGATCACGCGATCGTGGCCGCACAATCGCCGGCACTGCTTGCCGACGGCGGCGTGATTTCCTTCGGCGAACTGTACGAGAGGAGCCAACGGGTCGCCGCCGCGCTGCACGCCGCCGGGCTGCGCCGGGGCGACGGTGTGGCACTGATCTTGCCGAACCGGCCCGAGTTCCTCGAAATCACCTGGGCCTGTCAGCTTTCCGGTCTCTACTACACCGCGGTCAACACCCACTTCACCCCGGACGAGGTCGCCTACGTGATCGACGACTCCGACGCGCGGGCGGTGGTCGTCGACGCCACCATGCCCGAACTTGCCGCCCACGTGCGCGCGGCCAACGCGGCCGTCACCGTCCACCTCGCGGTGGGGGGACCCCTGGCGGGCTGGAGCGCGTACGAGGATGCGGCGGCGACCGCCGGTGGCGCGCCGCCGATGTCGGACGGGTCGGAGATGCTGTACTCGTCGGGCACCACGGGGCGGCCCAAGGCCGTCCGCCGGCCCCTCCCGACCGACGGCAACGGCTCATGGGCTCAAGGGGTCTTGGAGCTCGCGCTGACCCACAAGTACGGGATGGGCCGGGACAGCGTGTACCTCTCCCCCGCGCCGCTCTACCACGCCGCCGGGGTGAACTACACCATGGCGGTCAACCGGGTGGGGGCGGCGGCCATCCTCATGCGCAGGTTCGACGCCGAGACCGTGCTGCGGCTGATCGAGACCCACCGGGTGACGCACGCCCAGTTCGTGCCCACCATGTTCGTGCGGATGCTGAAGCTGCCCAGGGAAGTCCGGAAACGTTACGACGTCTCGAGCCTGCGGTGCGTCATCCACGCGGCCGCACCCTGTCCGGTCGACGTCAAGCACCAGATGATGAAGTGGTTCGGACCCATCATTCACGAATACTACGGTGGCACCGAGGGATTCGCGGGCACCACGATCGGCCCCGACGAATGGCTCGCCCATCCCGGTTCGGTCGGCAAACCCATGTCGCCGGTGCACGTCATCGGGGACGACGGCGTCGAGCTTCCCGCCGGCCACGCAGGCGAGCTCTTCTTCGAGGGCGGACCGGATTTCGAGTACTTCAAGGACCCCGCCAAGACCGCGTCGGTGTCCAACGACCGCGGCTGGCGCACCCTGGGCGACATGGGCTACGTCGACGAGGACGGGTACCTCTACCTCACCGACCGGTCCACGTTCATGATCGTCTCCGGCGGGGTGAACATCTACCCGCAGGAAGTCGAAAATCTCCTCATCATGCATCCCAAACTCGTCGACGCGGCCGTATTCGGCGTCCCCAACCACGAGTTCGGCGAGGAGGTCAAGGCCGTCGTGCAACCGGTCGACGGCGTCACACCCGGCCCCGGCCTCGAGGCCGAGCTCATCGAGTACTGCCGCGCACACGTGGCGGGTTACAAGTGCCCGCGCACCGTCGAATTCGTCCCGGAACTGCCCCGAGACCCGAACGGGAAGCTGTACAAGAGACGCATGCGCGAACGGTACTGGCAGGGCCGGGCATCGCGGATCGTGTGA
- a CDS encoding N-acyl-D-amino-acid deacylase family protein has product MQYDTVIANGRWFDGTGAPSARRNLGLRDGRVATISPEPLDTAGADVIDATGQWVIPGIIDIHTHYDVEILCEPELSESLRHGVTTVLLGSCSLSTVYLDNVDAGDIFGRVEAIPRRHVIEHLDAARSWTNPAEYAAALDRRNLGPNVAAFIGHSDMRAATMGLDRATRKDVRPSAVELARMESMLNEALDEGFVGMSSQQLLFDKLDGEVCRSRTLPSTYAGPRELRRLNAILRRRNKILQSGPDIKNPLSVVSQLATSLGFGRPRLKTSLLSAADIKAIPPVIHLMDSLARVVKALGGDFRWQHLPVPFEVYADGISLVVFEEFGAGAAALHLQGELERNELMRDEDYRRWFREDYDKKFGPRVWHRDFFDAEIVACPDPSVVGKSFGQVGLDRGGLHPVDAFLDLVVQHGEQLRWRTTISNHRPQVLKKLAQSETVQMGFSDAGAHLRNMAFYNSGLRLLRHVHEAQRRGDPFMSVERAVHRLTGELGAWYGIEAGTLREGDRADVVVINPDKLDGSLDRYAEHPVASYGGLSRMVNRNDDTVTAVLVAGRFAFGAGQAAPTLGRQKFGRFLRAGQPSRSMTTVAQPAAGSC; this is encoded by the coding sequence TTGCAGTACGACACCGTGATCGCGAACGGACGCTGGTTCGACGGGACGGGCGCGCCGTCGGCGCGCAGAAACCTCGGGCTGCGCGACGGCCGGGTCGCCACCATCAGCCCGGAACCGCTCGACACGGCGGGCGCCGACGTCATCGACGCGACGGGCCAGTGGGTGATCCCCGGCATCATCGACATCCACACCCATTACGACGTCGAGATCCTCTGCGAGCCCGAGCTTTCCGAATCGTTACGGCACGGCGTGACGACAGTGCTGCTGGGATCGTGTTCGTTGTCCACCGTCTATCTGGACAACGTGGACGCCGGCGACATCTTCGGCCGGGTCGAAGCGATTCCCCGGCGCCATGTCATCGAGCACCTGGACGCGGCGCGCTCGTGGACCAATCCCGCGGAGTATGCCGCCGCACTGGACCGGCGGAACCTGGGTCCCAACGTCGCGGCCTTCATCGGCCACTCGGACATGCGCGCCGCGACGATGGGGCTGGACCGGGCGACGCGCAAGGACGTCCGGCCGTCGGCGGTGGAACTGGCGCGGATGGAGTCGATGCTGAACGAGGCGCTCGACGAAGGTTTCGTCGGGATGTCTTCGCAGCAACTGCTATTCGACAAGCTCGACGGCGAGGTCTGCCGGTCGCGCACGCTGCCGTCGACCTACGCCGGACCGCGCGAACTGCGCCGGCTCAACGCTATCTTGCGGCGCCGCAACAAGATTCTGCAGTCGGGACCGGACATCAAGAATCCGCTGTCGGTGGTGTCGCAGCTGGCGACGTCGCTCGGGTTCGGCCGCCCCCGGTTGAAGACCAGCCTGCTCTCGGCGGCCGACATCAAGGCCATACCGCCGGTGATTCACCTCATGGACTCCCTTGCCCGGGTGGTGAAAGCCCTCGGCGGCGACTTCCGCTGGCAGCATCTGCCGGTGCCGTTCGAGGTCTACGCCGACGGCATCTCGCTGGTGGTGTTCGAGGAGTTCGGCGCAGGCGCGGCGGCGCTGCACCTGCAGGGCGAGCTGGAGCGCAACGAGCTCATGCGCGACGAGGACTACCGCCGGTGGTTTCGTGAGGACTACGACAAGAAGTTCGGTCCGCGGGTCTGGCACCGTGACTTCTTCGACGCCGAGATCGTGGCCTGTCCCGACCCGTCGGTGGTGGGAAAGTCGTTCGGCCAGGTGGGGCTGGACCGCGGCGGGCTGCACCCGGTCGACGCGTTCCTCGACCTGGTGGTCCAGCACGGTGAACAGCTGCGCTGGCGCACCACGATCTCCAACCATCGCCCGCAGGTACTCAAGAAGCTGGCGCAGAGCGAAACCGTCCAGATGGGCTTCTCGGACGCCGGTGCACACCTGCGCAACATGGCGTTCTACAACTCCGGGCTGCGTCTGCTGCGCCACGTGCACGAGGCGCAGAGGCGCGGCGACCCGTTCATGTCGGTCGAGCGCGCCGTCCACCGGCTCACCGGCGAGCTCGGGGCGTGGTACGGAATCGAGGCGGGCACCCTGCGCGAAGGGGATCGCGCCGACGTCGTCGTGATCAATCCGGACAAGCTCGACGGCTCGCTGGATCGCTATGCCGAACATCCGGTGGCGTCCTACGGTGGGTTGTCCCGGATGGTCAACCGCAACGACGACACCGTCACCGCCGTGCTCGTGGCGGGGCGGTTCGCGTTCGGTGCGGGCCAGGCCGCACCGACGTTGGGCAGGCAGAAGTTCGGGCGGTTCCTGCGGGCGGGCCAGCCGTCGAGGAGCATGACGACGGTGGCCCAGCCCGCGGCCGGGTCCTGCTAA
- a CDS encoding aromatic ring-hydroxylating oxygenase subunit alpha codes for MAAKTDPVTGAVNWTPLPVPWAVQTADRIPKQRYYDAEFYALEAETFWPRVWQMACRLEEIPKAGDFVEYEILDQSIIVVRVDADTVRAYHNACRHRGVKLVEGSGSRRTFVCPFHGWCWGIDGRSTFVLRPEVFAQENLDPPDLQLVSVRCETWGGCAWINLDDGAPALRDCLEPFASIYDAWKVESLRVEWWQSCRLPVNWKLATEAFMEGYHVPQTHPQLMPSAQSGGAVKSPVHPVIASSLYFMRTLGTGMGGMTHDNDIRIAEGLQHIELPADPAGAAGAWRTALNDAVVAWHRARGSDMPDLNDLVRRGITDAIGFCFPHYFILPTYSSASSYRIRPLGPEDTLFEIWSLTRLPDDLSAGRPQPPEPMAPDDPRWPPIPAQDFSNLPRQQKGLHSKGFAYMRLSDQIEGLISNFERVVDGFLAGLPYDELVPGIQKTNTTIDVPVADLGFSAGPR; via the coding sequence ATGGCTGCCAAGACAGATCCAGTGACAGGCGCGGTGAACTGGACACCGCTGCCGGTGCCGTGGGCGGTGCAGACCGCCGATCGCATTCCCAAGCAGCGCTACTACGACGCCGAGTTCTACGCGCTCGAGGCCGAGACCTTCTGGCCGCGCGTCTGGCAGATGGCCTGCCGGCTCGAGGAGATCCCCAAGGCGGGCGACTTCGTCGAGTACGAAATCCTGGATCAGTCGATCATCGTGGTGCGCGTCGACGCCGACACCGTGCGGGCCTACCACAATGCGTGCCGCCATCGCGGGGTGAAGCTGGTGGAGGGCAGCGGATCTCGGCGGACCTTCGTCTGCCCCTTCCACGGCTGGTGCTGGGGCATCGACGGACGCAGCACCTTCGTGTTACGACCCGAGGTGTTCGCCCAGGAGAACCTGGATCCGCCGGATTTGCAGCTGGTTTCGGTCCGGTGTGAGACCTGGGGAGGCTGCGCGTGGATCAACCTCGACGACGGCGCCCCCGCGCTGCGCGACTGCCTGGAGCCCTTCGCGTCGATCTATGACGCGTGGAAGGTGGAATCGCTGCGGGTCGAGTGGTGGCAGTCGTGCCGGTTGCCGGTCAATTGGAAGCTGGCGACGGAGGCGTTCATGGAGGGATACCACGTCCCCCAGACTCATCCGCAGTTGATGCCGTCCGCGCAGAGCGGCGGGGCGGTGAAATCCCCGGTGCATCCGGTCATCGCGAGCAGCCTGTACTTCATGCGCACGCTCGGCACGGGAATGGGCGGCATGACCCACGACAACGACATCCGGATCGCCGAGGGGCTGCAGCACATCGAGCTGCCGGCCGACCCGGCCGGGGCGGCGGGCGCGTGGCGCACCGCGCTCAACGATGCCGTCGTCGCCTGGCATCGGGCGAGGGGCAGCGATATGCCCGACCTCAACGACCTGGTCCGCCGCGGCATCACCGACGCGATCGGGTTCTGCTTTCCGCACTACTTCATCCTGCCCACCTACAGCAGCGCGTCGTCGTACCGGATCCGTCCGCTCGGGCCCGAGGACACGCTGTTCGAGATCTGGTCGCTCACCCGGCTACCCGACGACCTCTCGGCGGGCAGGCCCCAGCCCCCCGAGCCGATGGCGCCCGACGACCCGCGCTGGCCGCCGATCCCCGCCCAAGACTTCTCCAACCTGCCCAGGCAGCAAAAGGGGTTGCACTCCAAGGGGTTTGCCTACATGCGATTGTCCGACCAGATCGAGGGGCTGATCTCCAATTTCGAACGTGTCGTCGACGGATTCCTCGCCGGCCTGCCGTACGACGAGCTGGTGCCCGGGATCCAGAAGACCAACACCACCATCGACGTGCCGGTCGCCGACCTGGGTTTCAGCGCGGGGCCACGATGA
- a CDS encoding TetR/AcrR family transcriptional regulator translates to MSNDAVRRSDRRPGQTIRKVLDAGLEELRESSYANLTMRSVATRAGVSPASAYTYFPSKSALVAAVYLRFLRELPLHTDVNDTTEARVSATLRDMAVVVADEPELTAACGAALMADDPAVAPIREQIGHEVATRIGAALGPGWPRAVKSTLQMTFSGALMTARFVSFDEIEGQLDAAVNLILGATVA, encoded by the coding sequence GTGTCTAACGATGCGGTTCGCCGGTCGGATCGCCGGCCGGGTCAGACGATCCGCAAGGTCCTCGATGCCGGCCTCGAGGAGCTACGCGAGTCGTCGTACGCGAATCTGACGATGCGCTCGGTGGCGACCCGCGCCGGAGTGTCACCGGCGAGCGCCTACACCTACTTTCCGTCGAAGAGCGCGCTGGTGGCCGCGGTATACCTGCGGTTCCTCCGCGAACTGCCGTTGCACACCGACGTCAATGACACGACCGAGGCGCGGGTCAGCGCGACGCTGCGCGACATGGCCGTCGTGGTCGCCGACGAGCCGGAGCTGACCGCCGCGTGCGGCGCGGCCCTGATGGCCGACGACCCGGCCGTCGCGCCGATTCGCGAGCAGATCGGCCACGAGGTCGCCACCCGCATCGGCGCCGCCCTGGGCCCCGGTTGGCCCCGCGCCGTGAAATCCACGCTGCAGATGACCTTCTCCGGCGCCCTGATGACCGCCCGGTTCGTCAGCTTCGACGAGATCGAGGGGCAACTCGACGCGGCGGTCAACCTGATTCTCGGCGCCACCGTCGCGTGA
- a CDS encoding enoyl-CoA hydratase/isomerase family protein produces the protein MERRVLEAVIYEREPPIARIILNRVDKANTKDAVLVTEVDECLHEADRDKEIKVVILKANGKGFCGGHVARWGPDENPYPDFGETFEDLYKGTADLFLWPTLYLWEFPKPTISAIHGYCMGGGIYLGLLTDFCVASDDAYFQMPLAQSLGEPGGHTMIEPWLLMNWHRTMDWLLLAPTLSAQQALDWGLLNRVVPREDLEGVVEEMAHKIAQIPLTTLMAVKNNVKRAWELMGMRVHLQVSHILTNMVGAASDVQARRAQLKESGMKPREFVGRDDTDAGG, from the coding sequence ATGGAGCGGCGCGTCCTCGAAGCGGTCATCTACGAGCGCGAACCGCCGATCGCGCGGATCATCCTGAACCGGGTCGACAAGGCCAACACCAAGGATGCGGTCCTGGTCACCGAAGTCGACGAATGCCTGCACGAGGCCGACCGGGACAAGGAGATCAAGGTCGTCATCCTCAAGGCCAACGGAAAAGGGTTCTGCGGCGGGCACGTGGCTCGCTGGGGTCCCGACGAAAATCCGTATCCGGACTTCGGCGAGACCTTCGAGGACCTGTACAAGGGCACCGCCGACCTGTTCCTGTGGCCGACGCTGTATCTGTGGGAATTCCCCAAACCGACCATCTCGGCGATCCACGGCTACTGCATGGGCGGCGGGATCTACCTCGGCCTGCTGACCGACTTCTGTGTGGCGTCCGACGACGCGTATTTCCAGATGCCGCTTGCCCAGAGCCTCGGCGAGCCCGGCGGCCACACGATGATCGAGCCGTGGTTGCTGATGAACTGGCATCGCACGATGGACTGGCTGCTGCTGGCCCCCACCCTGTCCGCGCAGCAAGCCCTCGACTGGGGGCTGCTCAACAGGGTGGTGCCGCGCGAAGACCTCGAAGGCGTCGTCGAGGAGATGGCCCACAAAATCGCCCAGATCCCGTTGACCACGCTGATGGCGGTGAAGAACAACGTGAAGCGCGCGTGGGAGCTGATGGGCATGCGGGTGCACCTGCAAGTCAGCCACATCCTGACCAACATGGTCGGCGCCGCCTCCGACGTCCAGGCGCGCCGCGCCCAGCTGAAGGAATCGGGCATGAAGCCGCGGGAGTTCGTCGGCCGCGACGACACGGACGCCGGCGGCTAG
- a CDS encoding lipoyl domain-containing protein, which yields MADFVIRIPRVSVAVSEAELTGLLVDAGQHVEAGTPIYVIATEKVEQEIEAGASGTVQWTGQVGTTYDIGAEIGVITS from the coding sequence ATGGCTGACTTCGTCATTCGCATCCCGCGCGTCTCGGTGGCCGTGTCGGAGGCCGAGCTCACCGGCCTGCTCGTCGACGCCGGCCAGCACGTGGAAGCCGGCACGCCGATCTACGTCATCGCCACCGAGAAGGTGGAACAGGAAATCGAAGCCGGAGCGTCGGGCACCGTGCAGTGGACGGGCCAGGTCGGGACCACCTACGACATCGGCGCCGAAATCGGCGTCATCACTTCTTAG
- a CDS encoding FAD-binding protein, whose product MTTRWDRSVDLLIAGSGGGGMVAALAALDSGIDPLVIEKQPLVGGSTGLSGGMVWLPNNPLMRAAGVPDSHEDGLAYFDDVVGDIGAASSPARREMFLSAGYEMITFLTRKGVRFVRCPGWSDYYPNHKGGNEAGRAIECVPYDAAALGSWRDKVQPSMAKAYGGFVLKTNELRSVQYFNRSPRAFAVAVRVFARTRAARLRRREILTNGASLIGQMLKVLIDLRGEPPIWTGAAVEDLIVEDGRVVGARVSRSGTALNVEARKGVLLAAGGFSRNADMRRRYSGEQPNEGLWSIANAGDTGEVLQTAIRLGAKTDLMDEAWWLPSVFIADGGDAAKALGSGRQRPGAIYVDGTGRRFCNESNSYVEVGKAMYANKAVPCWMVFDEGYISRYVSGANPFKRRRLPEELITKGAVVRGETIADLARQMGVPADALEQTIKRFNGFAAKGLDPDFGRGQSAYNDCLGDPGYRPNAALGPLERSPYYATKVVPADVGTCGGVITNEHAQVIDEDDCVIDGLYATGNITATVMGRNYLGAGGSIAYTMVFGYVAARHAAGRRVAGDPGR is encoded by the coding sequence ATGACCACCCGATGGGACCGCTCGGTCGATCTGCTCATCGCAGGCAGCGGCGGCGGCGGCATGGTCGCGGCCCTGGCGGCGCTCGACTCCGGGATCGACCCCCTGGTGATCGAGAAGCAGCCCCTGGTGGGCGGTTCCACCGGGCTTTCCGGTGGCATGGTGTGGCTGCCGAACAACCCGCTGATGCGCGCCGCCGGCGTGCCGGACTCGCACGAGGACGGTCTGGCATACTTCGACGACGTCGTCGGTGACATCGGCGCGGCGTCGTCGCCGGCGCGGCGCGAGATGTTCCTCTCCGCGGGCTACGAAATGATCACCTTCCTGACCCGCAAGGGTGTCCGGTTTGTGCGGTGCCCCGGCTGGAGCGACTACTACCCGAATCACAAGGGCGGCAACGAGGCCGGCCGCGCGATCGAGTGCGTGCCATACGATGCGGCCGCGCTGGGCAGCTGGCGCGACAAGGTTCAGCCCTCGATGGCCAAGGCCTACGGCGGATTCGTCCTGAAAACCAACGAGCTGCGGTCGGTGCAGTACTTCAACCGGTCACCGCGGGCCTTCGCCGTGGCCGTGCGGGTGTTCGCGCGCACCAGGGCCGCCCGGCTCCGCCGCCGCGAGATCCTCACCAACGGCGCATCACTGATCGGCCAGATGCTCAAGGTGCTCATCGATCTGCGCGGCGAACCACCGATCTGGACCGGCGCCGCAGTCGAAGACCTGATCGTCGAGGACGGCCGTGTCGTCGGCGCGCGGGTGTCGCGTAGCGGCACCGCCCTGAATGTCGAGGCCCGCAAGGGCGTCCTGCTCGCCGCGGGCGGCTTCAGCCGCAACGCGGACATGCGCCGCCGCTACAGCGGCGAGCAGCCCAACGAGGGGCTCTGGTCGATCGCCAACGCCGGCGACACCGGCGAGGTGCTGCAGACCGCGATCCGGCTGGGGGCCAAGACCGACCTGATGGACGAGGCCTGGTGGCTGCCATCGGTTTTCATCGCCGACGGTGGTGACGCGGCGAAGGCGCTGGGCAGCGGCCGGCAGCGGCCCGGGGCCATCTACGTCGACGGAACGGGCCGGCGGTTCTGCAACGAGTCCAACTCGTACGTCGAGGTCGGCAAGGCGATGTATGCGAACAAGGCCGTGCCCTGCTGGATGGTGTTCGACGAGGGCTACATCAGCCGATACGTTTCGGGGGCCAACCCGTTCAAGAGGCGTCGCCTCCCCGAAGAACTCATCACGAAGGGCGCGGTCGTGCGGGGCGAGACCATCGCTGACCTGGCGCGCCAGATGGGCGTTCCGGCCGACGCGCTCGAGCAGACGATCAAGCGGTTCAACGGTTTTGCGGCCAAGGGCCTCGACCCGGACTTCGGGCGCGGGCAGTCGGCGTACAACGACTGCCTCGGGGACCCCGGGTACCGCCCCAACGCCGCGCTCGGTCCGCTCGAGCGGTCGCCGTACTACGCCACCAAAGTCGTTCCGGCCGACGTCGGGACGTGCGGCGGGGTGATCACCAACGAGCACGCGCAGGTCATCGACGAGGACGACTGCGTGATCGACGGACTCTACGCGACGGGGAACATCACGGCGACGGTGATGGGCCGGAATTACCTGGGCGCGGGTGGAAGCATCGCCTACACAATGGTGTTCGGCTACGTCGCCGCCCGCCACGCCGCCGGCCGCAGGGTTGCCGGCGATCCGGGCCGCTAG
- a CDS encoding class I SAM-dependent methyltransferase — MAEADRRHWDERYRTMAPPSVDAVGPPEFLAARAEVLPTAGRALDLACGPGLAAVWLAGRGLQVEGFDVSPVAVGRARDLSQRVGVSDRCRFAVVDLDDGLPAGPPADVILCHRFRDRRLDRAIIERLAPGGLLAIAVLSEVGAAPGPFRAAAGELPAAFAELDLLAAGEGAGQAWLLARAGRERR, encoded by the coding sequence GTGGCCGAGGCGGACCGGCGGCACTGGGACGAGCGGTACCGGACCATGGCGCCTCCGTCGGTGGACGCGGTGGGACCGCCCGAGTTCCTGGCGGCCCGTGCGGAGGTGCTCCCCACTGCGGGAAGGGCTCTCGACCTCGCGTGCGGGCCCGGACTCGCGGCGGTCTGGCTGGCGGGGCGGGGGCTCCAGGTGGAGGGATTCGACGTATCCCCGGTGGCGGTGGGCCGGGCGCGCGACCTGTCTCAGCGCGTGGGGGTGAGCGATCGGTGCCGCTTCGCGGTCGTCGACCTCGATGACGGGCTGCCGGCCGGGCCGCCCGCCGACGTCATCCTCTGCCATCGATTCCGGGACCGTCGCCTCGACCGCGCGATCATCGAACGCCTGGCGCCCGGGGGGCTGCTGGCGATCGCCGTGCTGAGCGAAGTCGGGGCCGCCCCGGGGCCGTTTCGCGCGGCCGCCGGTGAGCTACCCGCGGCGTTCGCCGAACTCGATCTGCTGGCCGCCGGCGAGGGTGCGGGGCAGGCCTGGCTGCTGGCGCGCGCCGGACGCGAACGCCGCTGA
- a CDS encoding enoyl-CoA hydratase-related protein — MDLNETRERIIYQKEGPIARITLNWPEKANAQDQKLAEEVDAALLDADRDYDIKVLVLKANGKGFCSGHAIGNNAVDYPSFVENAMVTGHPWKAQSDLFVKPTLNLWEFSKPTIAQVHGYCVGGGTHMGLTTDIVIASEDAYFSYPPLQGFGMPSGECSIEPWVFMNWRRAAYYLFTAEVIDAKKALEVGLVNEVVKREDLDDRVDAIARHIAQAPLTTLMLTKANLKRAWELMGMRVHWQSSNDLVALASISKDVQQLIQTVFKDKVLPSEHARRQAAAAAQTDGAAAT, encoded by the coding sequence ATGGATCTCAACGAGACTCGCGAGAGAATCATCTACCAGAAAGAGGGGCCCATCGCCCGCATCACGCTGAACTGGCCCGAAAAGGCGAACGCCCAGGACCAGAAGCTGGCCGAAGAGGTGGACGCCGCGCTGCTGGACGCGGACCGCGACTACGACATCAAGGTGCTGGTGCTCAAGGCCAACGGTAAGGGCTTCTGCTCGGGGCACGCGATCGGCAACAACGCCGTCGACTATCCGTCGTTTGTGGAGAACGCCATGGTGACGGGCCACCCGTGGAAGGCGCAGTCGGACCTGTTCGTCAAGCCGACCCTGAACCTGTGGGAGTTCTCGAAACCCACCATCGCGCAGGTGCACGGCTACTGCGTGGGCGGCGGTACGCACATGGGGCTGACCACCGACATCGTCATCGCCTCCGAGGACGCCTATTTCTCGTACCCGCCCCTGCAGGGGTTCGGCATGCCATCCGGTGAATGTTCCATCGAGCCTTGGGTGTTCATGAATTGGCGTCGCGCCGCCTACTACCTGTTCACCGCGGAGGTGATCGACGCCAAGAAGGCGCTGGAGGTCGGCCTCGTCAACGAGGTGGTCAAGCGGGAGGATCTCGACGACCGGGTGGACGCCATCGCCCGCCACATTGCCCAGGCCCCGTTGACGACATTGATGCTCACCAAGGCCAACCTGAAGCGGGCCTGGGAGCTGATGGGCATGCGGGTGCACTGGCAGAGCTCGAACGACCTCGTCGCGCTGGCCTCGATCAGCAAGGATGTCCAGCAGTTGATTCAGACCGTGTTCAAGGACAAGGTGCTGCCGTCCGAGCACGCCCGGCGCCAGGCCGCGGCCGCCGCCCAGACCGACGGCGCCGCAGCCACTTAG
- a CDS encoding alpha-ketoacid dehydrogenase subunit beta, whose product MQEQEMTMREALNLALDQALAADDRVFLLGEDIADPGASGPTAGLSTKYGHDRVLDTPISEAAIVGAAIGAAIDGLLPVAEIMIMDFIGIAADQLINNAAKLRFMTAGRTTAPLTIRTQVYAGLATGATHSQSLEAWFMHIPGMKVIVPSTPRDGKGLLTAAIFDPDPCLFVETIRLQGRKGPVPVDPGFSIPLGQADIKRPGTDVSLIGYGRCVHDALTAAATLQDQGVSAEVVDLRTLVPLDVETIIGSARRTRRAVVVHDAVQFAGPGAEIAAILHSELFSELAAPVERVAARFVPNPAAAALEAQVYPSPARIVAAARRTLEETGAGARVHG is encoded by the coding sequence ATGCAAGAACAAGAGATGACGATGCGCGAGGCGCTCAACCTCGCGCTGGATCAGGCGCTTGCCGCCGATGACAGGGTGTTCCTGCTGGGTGAGGACATCGCCGATCCCGGCGCGTCCGGGCCGACGGCCGGCCTCTCCACGAAGTACGGTCACGACCGCGTCCTGGACACGCCGATCTCGGAGGCGGCGATCGTCGGGGCGGCCATCGGCGCCGCCATCGACGGCCTGCTGCCGGTGGCCGAGATCATGATCATGGATTTCATCGGCATCGCCGCCGACCAGCTGATCAACAACGCGGCCAAGCTGAGGTTCATGACCGCCGGACGCACCACGGCGCCGCTCACCATTCGCACGCAGGTCTACGCCGGGCTGGCCACCGGGGCAACGCATTCCCAGAGCCTGGAGGCGTGGTTCATGCACATCCCGGGCATGAAGGTGATCGTGCCGTCCACACCGCGCGACGGGAAGGGTCTGCTGACGGCGGCGATCTTCGACCCCGATCCCTGCCTGTTCGTCGAAACGATCCGGCTGCAGGGCAGGAAGGGTCCCGTCCCCGTGGATCCCGGGTTCTCGATCCCGTTGGGGCAGGCCGACATCAAGCGGCCCGGCACCGACGTCAGCCTGATCGGCTACGGACGCTGCGTGCACGACGCGCTCACCGCCGCGGCCACGCTGCAGGACCAGGGGGTGAGTGCCGAGGTCGTCGATCTGCGCACCCTGGTGCCACTCGACGTCGAGACCATCATCGGCTCCGCCCGCCGTACCCGCCGGGCGGTCGTCGTTCACGACGCGGTGCAATTCGCCGGGCCCGGAGCCGAGATCGCCGCGATCCTGCACTCGGAGTTGTTCTCCGAGCTGGCCGCTCCCGTCGAGCGGGTGGCCGCCCGGTTCGTCCCCAACCCGGCCGCGGCGGCGCTCGAGGCGCAGGTCTACCCCTCGCCGGCGCGGATCGTCGCGGCCGCGCGGCGGACCCTCGAGGAAACCGGCGCGGGGGCGAGGGTGCATGGCTGA